Proteins encoded by one window of Arachis ipaensis cultivar K30076 chromosome B04, Araip1.1, whole genome shotgun sequence:
- the LOC107637219 gene encoding ATP-dependent DNA helicase PIF1-like produces MEELQVKPDEDTVRRVANAFRKLGQEEKSKLVTKRYGLKWKYIHFIGERVNVRTEAWEEEDLHLTETETRDLTLIEIENLLKGYNKSLRDTPSMPFSNMDMCYQQLMSNGVNRLICDELRYDRRQLVVEHADLLQKLTDEQKRVYKQILAAVNSGDGGVFFLYGYGSTGKTFVWKTLAAAIRSKGQINSPLAELIIRCKLIIWDEAPMVNRLCIEALDRTMRDILRFKNANSLQQPFGGKTVVFGGDFRQILPVIPKGSRQDIFDDWILSIGDGRCGDPIDGIDKIGIPDDILIDQWDDPIVSICKATYPELFLGVNCVSHLKERAILAPTLHMVDEINSFMMSLNSEESKTYYSSDTACQSEAHNDLLASVHTPEFLNSIRCSGVPNHELTLKVGTPIMLLRNIDHSAGLCNGTRLVVSKLGRHIIEARSFLGSGNGDKVFIPRMTLTPSDHRIPFKFQRRQFPIMVSYAMSINKSQGQSLSNVGLILKKHVFTHGQLYVALSRVTHRRGLKILICHDEHEKRKTDNVVYKEVFRNLS; encoded by the exons ATGGAGGAGTTGCAGGTAAAACCTGATGAAGATACGGTCAGACGAGTGGCAAATGCCTTTAGAAAACTTGGCCAAGAAGAAAAGAGTAAATTGGTTACAAAACGATATGGGCTCAAGTGGAAATATATTCACTTTATTGGTGAACGGGTTAATGTTAGAACAGAAGCTTGGGAAGAAGAAG ATTTACATCTGACAGAGACAGAAACAAGAGACTTGACTCTTATTGAAATTGAGAACTTATTAAAGGGATACAATAAGAGCCTAAGAGACACCCCTTCTATGCCATTCTCTAACATGGACATGTGTTATCAACAGTTGATGTCCAATGGTGTCAATAGGCTTATTTGTGATGAGCTTCGTTATGATAGGCGACAATTGGTAGTGGAACATGCAGATTTATTACAAAAGCTAACAGATGAgcagaagagagtgtataaacaAATATTAGCAGCTGTCAACAGTGGTGATGGTGGTGTGTTTTTTCTATATGGATATGGCAGTACAGGGAAGACATTTGTTTGGAAAACATTAGCTGCTGCAATTAGATCTAAAGGTCAAATT AACAGCCCTTTGGCAGAGTTGATAATTCGATGTAAGCTTATTATATGGGACGAAGCTCCAATGGTCAACAGACTTTGTATCGAAGCACTTGATAGAACAATGAGAGACATCTTAAGGTTCAAGAATGCTAATAGTCTTCAACAACCTTTTGGAGGCAAGACTGTTGTATTTGGCGGGGATTTTCGACAAATATTACCTGTCATACCCAAGGGCAGCAGGCAAGATATT tttgatgattggattttgtCAATTGGAGATGGTCGGTGTGGTGATCCTATTGATGGGATAGACAAGATAGGAATTCCTGATGATATTCTCATTGATCAATGGGATGACCCTATAGTATCCATCTGCAAGGCAACATACCCGGAATTGTTTCTAGGGGTAAATTGTGTATCACATTTGAAGGAAAGAGCTATACTTGCACCAACTCTACATATGGTTGATGAAATCAATAGCTTCATGATGAGTTTGAACAGTGAAGAATCTAAAACTTATTATAGTTCAGACACCGCATGTCAATCAGAAGCGCACAATGACTTATTGGCATCAGTTCATACACCCGAGTTTCTAAATAGCATTAGATGTTCAGGTGTTCCCAACCATGAATTAACATTAAAAGTAGGGACCCCGATAATGTTACTAAGGAAcatagaccactcagctggactATGTAATGGGACACGGTTGGTAGTTTCTAAACTCGGAAGACACATCATTGAAGCAAGAAGCTTTTTAGGCAGTGGGAACGGTGATAAGGTATTCATACCACGGATGACCCTCACTCCATCCGATCATAGAATACCATTCAAATTTCAACGCAGACAGTTTCCAATAATGGTATCCTATGCAATGTCAATCAACAAGAGCCAAGGTCAATCATTGTCAAACGTAGGGTTGATTctaaaaaaacatgtttttacGCATGGCCAACTTTATGTTGCACTTTCAAGGGTCACTCATAGGAGAGGTCTCAAGATTCTGATTTGTCATGATGAACATGAGAAGAGGAAAACAGATAATGTGGTATACAAGGAGGTGTTTAGGAATTTAAGCTAG
- the LOC107637218 gene encoding protein DMR6-LIKE OXYGENASE 2-like — protein sequence MDNQAKSSGASSFTSAMNLDQQGVSSIPQRYVLPPSQRPNIIHHDEHVLPLPIIDLSDFHDQSRRYQIINEIRNACKEFGFFQVINHGIDQSTINEALKAAEEFFNLPHEEKMCLFSDDVHKPVRYGTSLNHARDEVFCWRDFIKHYSHPLSDWLHLWPSNPPSYRKNMGNYAEAVQGLQNKLMEMIFESLGLNPSYLEEEVNGGSQLLAVNCYPACPEPELTLGIHPHSDYGSITVLLQTRSGLEFKNKNNNWEAVPLVEGGLVVQLGDQMEVLSNGVYKSVIHRATVNVDKKRFSIVSLHSFAMDKKIGPAKELVDDDHHQLPKCYNEFSFSEFLHFISNNDITKERFLDTLKIMK from the exons aTGGATAATCAAGCAAAGAGTAGTGGTGCTTCCTCTTTTACTAGTGCTATGAATCTTGACCAACAAGGAGTGTCTTCTATTCCTCAACGCTATGTTCTACCCCCTTCACAACGCCCAAACATCATTCATCATGATGAACATGTTCTTCCTCTCCCTATAATAGACTTGTCTGATTTTCATGATCAATCTCGTAGATATCAAATTATCAACGAAATCAGAAATGCTTGCAAGGAGTTTGGTTTCTTTCag GTCATTAACCATGGAATTGATCAATCAACAATAAATGAAGCCCTAAAAGCTGCAGAGGAGTTCTTCAACCTCCCTCATGAGGAAAAGATGTGTTTGTTTTCTGATGATGTTCATAAGCCTGTAAGATATGGAACAAGCCTTAATCATGCTAGGGATGAAGTTTTTTGTTGGAGAGATTTCATCAAACATTATTCTCATCCCCTATCGGATTGGCTTCATTTGTGGCCTTCAAATCCACCAAGTTATAG GAAGAACATGGGAAATTATGCTGAGGCAGTGCAAGGTCTTCAAAACAAGCTAATGGAGATGATTTTTGAGAGCCTAGGGTTAAACCCTAGCTACCTTGAAGAAGAAGTTAATGGTGGATCTCAACTCCTAGCTGTGAATTGCTACCCAGCATGCCCTGAACCCGAACTAACCCTAGGGATCCACCCTCATTCCGATTATGGATCAATAACTGTTCTACTCCAAACTCGATCCGGGCTCGaattcaagaacaaaaacaataattGGGAAGCAGTTCCTTTAGTTGAAGGTGGCCTAGTAGTGCAATTGGGTGATCAAATGGAAGTATTGAGCAATGGAGTTTACAAGAGTGTGATTCACCGAGCAACAGTGAATGTGGATAAGAAGAGGTTTTCAATTGTGAGTCTTCATAGTTTTGCAATGGACAAGAAGATAGGGCCAGCAAAAGAGCTTGTTGATGATGATCATCATCAATTACCAAAGTGTTACAATGAATTCAGCTTCAGTGAGTTTCTTCATTTCATTTCCAACAATGATATTACAAAAGAAAGGTTCCTagacactttgaagatcatgaaatAA